One region of Brachybacterium saurashtrense genomic DNA includes:
- a CDS encoding peptidylprolyl isomerase, with translation MFATLHTNHGDIRLELFPDHAPKTVKNFVGLAEGSQEFADPETGEKVTRPFYDGVIFHRIIAGFMLQGGDPLGTGTGGPGYTFDDEISEKNFNEPYVLAMANAGQRRNALTGRPSGTNGSQFFITVGPTPHLQGKHTVFGQVADEDSKKIVDQIENVKTDMRDRPLEDVVIEKVTIEK, from the coding sequence ATGTTCGCAACTCTGCACACCAACCATGGGGACATCCGCCTCGAGCTGTTCCCCGACCACGCCCCGAAGACCGTCAAGAACTTCGTGGGCCTCGCCGAGGGCTCCCAGGAGTTCGCCGATCCCGAGACCGGCGAGAAGGTGACCCGCCCGTTCTACGACGGCGTGATCTTCCACCGCATCATCGCGGGCTTCATGCTCCAGGGCGGCGACCCGCTGGGCACCGGCACCGGCGGCCCCGGCTACACCTTCGACGACGAGATCTCGGAGAAGAACTTCAACGAGCCCTACGTGCTGGCCATGGCCAACGCCGGCCAGCGCCGCAACGCGCTCACCGGTCGCCCCTCGGGCACCAACGGCTCGCAGTTCTTCATCACCGTGGGCCCCACCCCGCACCTGCAGGGCAAGCACACCGTGTTCGGCCAGGTCGCCGACGAGGACTCGAAGAAGATCGTCGACCAGATCGAGAACGTCAAGACCGACATGCGCGACCGCCCCCTCGAGGACGTCGTCATCGAGAAGGTCACCATCGAGAAGTGA
- a CDS encoding GNAT family N-acetyltransferase, whose protein sequence is MHDGAAPPSSDGGRRAASLPGPVLTTARLVLTPVAPEDLEALFALHADPRAFVEDLTALLTERAQMEWALARWREDWRRHGAGHLAVRARERHDAPPLEPHHAQARERHGMRALQGSAGEEADAAALPPGLLGVVGLAPLEAEGRRLLSAYWRLDPALTGRGVAQEAMRAVLAHPRLGGRDEEVVAVTAGGNAPSRTLAARLGFEPAPSQRPVPGGRDGGVLLVLPAHARPAHRAGQSVGRPRTEPSRARPGAVPSRSHPDAGPSRDRP, encoded by the coding sequence GTGCATGACGGCGCGGCGCCCCCGTCCTCGGACGGCGGGCGCCGCGCCGCTTCTCTGCCCGGACCGGTGCTGACCACGGCGCGCCTGGTGCTCACCCCGGTGGCGCCCGAGGATCTCGAGGCGCTGTTCGCGCTGCACGCCGATCCTCGGGCCTTCGTGGAGGATCTCACCGCTCTTCTCACCGAGCGCGCCCAGATGGAATGGGCTCTCGCGCGCTGGCGCGAGGACTGGCGGCGGCACGGGGCGGGCCACCTCGCCGTGCGGGCGCGGGAGCGGCACGACGCGCCGCCACTGGAGCCGCACCACGCGCAGGCGCGGGAGAGGCACGGCATGCGGGCGCTGCAGGGGTCGGCGGGCGAGGAGGCCGACGCGGCGGCCCTGCCGCCGGGACTGCTGGGCGTGGTGGGCCTCGCCCCGCTCGAGGCGGAGGGCCGACGGCTGCTGAGCGCCTACTGGCGGCTGGACCCTGCGCTCACGGGGCGCGGCGTCGCGCAGGAGGCGATGCGCGCCGTGCTCGCCCACCCGCGCCTCGGCGGGCGCGACGAGGAGGTGGTCGCGGTGACCGCGGGAGGCAACGCCCCCTCGCGCACGCTGGCCGCCCGGCTCGGCTTCGAGCCCGCACCGTCGCAGCGCCCGGTGCCGGGCGGGCGGGACGGCGGCGTGCTGCTGGTGCTGCCGGCGCACGCCCGGCCCGCGCACCGGGCCGGTCAGTCCGTCGGCCGCCCGCGCACAGAACCCTCGCGCGCCCGCCCGGGCGCAGTGCCCTCGCGCAGCCACCCGGACGCTGGGCCCTCGCGCGACCGCCCGTAG
- a CDS encoding VIT1/CCC1 transporter family protein — MSLVDLPPTGPTAPPRPTAAPTPSSPPAPSAAGREHAEERTSRSDRINQLRAGVLGANDGIVSVAGLAVGVAGATTDIQWLLVAGLAALIAGALSMAMGEYVSVSTQRDTDRALIERTRRGLAEDPAGEHDRLVEALGESGIPGDVVGEVADSLERHDALTAHTRFRHGVEQDSVVSPLSAALASLLAFTLGGIIPLAAILASPPVWRLPATLVAVVVALALLGVVSARLGQADARTATIRTIIGGVLALLVTYGIGAALGVAIS, encoded by the coding sequence ATGAGCCTCGTCGATCTGCCTCCCACCGGTCCCACCGCCCCGCCGCGCCCGACGGCCGCCCCCACCCCGTCGAGCCCGCCCGCCCCGTCGGCCGCGGGCCGAGAGCATGCCGAGGAGCGCACCAGCCGTTCGGATCGCATCAACCAGCTGCGCGCCGGGGTGCTCGGCGCGAACGACGGGATCGTCTCGGTCGCCGGCCTGGCCGTGGGCGTCGCCGGTGCCACCACCGACATCCAGTGGCTGCTCGTGGCCGGCCTCGCGGCCCTCATCGCCGGCGCGCTGTCGATGGCGATGGGCGAGTACGTCTCCGTCTCCACCCAGCGCGACACGGACCGCGCGCTCATCGAGCGCACCCGGCGCGGCCTCGCGGAGGATCCCGCGGGCGAGCACGATCGCCTGGTGGAGGCGCTGGGCGAAAGCGGGATCCCGGGCGACGTGGTGGGCGAGGTGGCCGACTCCCTGGAGCGGCACGACGCGCTCACCGCCCACACCCGTTTCCGCCACGGCGTGGAGCAGGACAGCGTGGTCTCGCCGCTCTCGGCGGCGCTCGCCTCCCTGCTGGCCTTCACCCTCGGCGGGATCATCCCGCTGGCCGCGATCCTCGCCAGCCCGCCCGTGTGGCGCCTGCCTGCCACGCTGGTGGCGGTGGTGGTCGCGCTGGCGCTGCTGGGCGTGGTGAGCGCCCGACTGGGCCAGGCCGACGCCCGCACCGCCACCATCCGCACGATCATCGGCGGCGTGCTGGCACTGCTGGTCACCTACGGCATCGGCGCCGCCCTCGGCGTGGCCATCAGCTGA
- a CDS encoding pyroglutamyl-peptidase I translates to MSTDILLTGFVPFDGAASNESWEAVQVAVPLLRAEGISVEVRELPVEFHRAGPLLAEAVRELRPKVVIAVGLASGRTRIMPERTAVNVRDTRIPDNAGVSPVDEPVVAGGPVGYFSSLPIKAMVAAAEDAPAAVSQTAGTYVCNDVFYSLQHLLATDADLAGTRGGFVHVPSDEVIDVGTTGRELARMALAALRTEVDAAVSGGAEH, encoded by the coding sequence ATGAGCACCGACATCCTGCTGACAGGCTTCGTCCCCTTCGACGGGGCGGCGTCGAACGAGTCCTGGGAGGCGGTGCAGGTCGCGGTGCCGCTGCTGCGCGCCGAGGGCATCTCCGTGGAGGTCCGCGAGCTGCCAGTGGAGTTCCATCGGGCCGGCCCGCTGCTCGCCGAGGCCGTGCGCGAGCTCCGCCCGAAGGTGGTGATCGCGGTGGGCCTGGCCTCGGGGCGCACGCGGATCATGCCCGAGCGCACGGCGGTGAACGTGCGCGATACCCGGATCCCCGACAACGCGGGGGTGAGCCCGGTGGACGAGCCGGTGGTCGCGGGCGGTCCCGTGGGCTACTTCAGCTCCCTGCCGATCAAGGCGATGGTGGCGGCCGCTGAGGACGCCCCGGCGGCGGTCTCGCAGACCGCCGGGACCTACGTGTGCAACGACGTCTTCTACTCGCTCCAGCACCTGCTCGCCACGGACGCGGACCTCGCCGGGACCCGTGGCGGGTTCGTCCACGTGCCGTCGGACGAGGTGATCGACGTCGGGACCACGGGGCGGGAGCTGGCGCGGATGGCGCTGGCGGCGCTGCGCACCGAGGTGGACGCCGCCGTCTCGGGCGGCGCCGAGCACTGA
- the gluQRS gene encoding tRNA glutamyl-Q(34) synthetase GluQRS, with translation MSTPVGAGRYAPSPSGDLHLGNLRTAVLAWALARGSSRAFHLRIEDLDRVREGAEQRQLEDLAALGLDWDGEVVRQSERGAAHRAALDALTAQGLVYECYCTRREILEAPSAPHAPPGAYPGTCRDLAPAAREAGRERMRALRREPALRLRAGTDAWSVQDLWAGQVHGTVDDLVLRRGDGVVAYNLAVVVDDAAAGVDQVVRADDLLSSAPRQAYLAHLLGLPAPSYAHVPLAVNARGDRLAKRDGAVTLRDRFDRGESTAQVMGRIGDSLGIPGCGTAADVLTRWDPASLVREPWVVELPD, from the coding sequence ATGTCCACGCCCGTCGGCGCCGGCCGCTACGCCCCCTCCCCCAGCGGCGACCTCCACCTGGGGAACCTCCGCACCGCCGTGCTCGCCTGGGCGCTCGCCCGGGGAAGCTCCCGCGCCTTCCACCTGCGGATCGAGGACCTCGACCGGGTGCGCGAGGGCGCCGAGCAGCGCCAGCTGGAGGATCTCGCGGCGCTCGGTCTCGACTGGGACGGCGAGGTGGTGCGCCAGTCGGAACGCGGCGCGGCGCATCGGGCCGCGCTGGACGCGCTCACCGCGCAGGGCCTGGTGTACGAGTGCTACTGCACGCGGCGGGAGATCCTCGAGGCGCCCAGCGCCCCGCACGCCCCGCCCGGCGCCTACCCGGGCACCTGCCGCGACCTCGCCCCGGCGGCTCGCGAGGCGGGCCGAGAGCGGATGCGCGCGCTGCGCCGCGAGCCCGCGCTGCGCCTGCGCGCTGGCACCGACGCCTGGAGCGTGCAGGACCTGTGGGCCGGGCAGGTGCACGGCACGGTGGACGACCTCGTGCTGCGCCGCGGCGACGGCGTGGTCGCCTACAACCTGGCCGTGGTGGTGGACGACGCCGCGGCCGGGGTGGACCAGGTGGTGCGGGCCGACGACCTGCTGAGCTCCGCCCCGCGGCAGGCGTATCTCGCGCACCTGCTGGGCCTGCCCGCCCCGTCGTACGCGCACGTGCCGCTCGCGGTCAACGCTCGCGGGGACCGCCTGGCCAAGCGGGACGGCGCGGTGACCCTGCGGGACCGGTTCGACCGCGGCGAGAGCACGGCGCAGGTGATGGGCAGGATCGGCGACTCGCTGGGGATCCCCGGCTGCGGCACCGCGGCCGACGTGCTCACGCGCTGGGACCCCGCCTCGCT
- a CDS encoding rhomboid family intramembrane serine protease, which translates to MDRPSYGYSADDVPPPQDGPGGQEQGQPVCPRHPDRVSYVRCKRCDRPACPECQRPASVGVLCADCAREVSRQRASTRPRNAMGGAMGRSRPLVTYTLIGLCVLAYLGQMAAPQIVTQLAIFAPFRALAMPWTFFTAGFLHGGVLHLALNMYALWAVGQYLERTLGHVRYLAVYLVSVLGGHTAVYLLADATSQEWVTGTLGASGGVFGLFAAMFIVNRHLGGQTAQILVLIGLNLVITFTVPNISWQGHLGGLLLGAAMTAGMFALRPRAAPGADRQALARRSALVHAGVITAGVLLCLALIALKAMMVLAL; encoded by the coding sequence ATGGACAGACCCAGCTACGGCTACAGCGCCGATGACGTCCCTCCGCCGCAGGACGGGCCCGGAGGGCAGGAGCAGGGCCAGCCGGTGTGCCCGCGCCACCCCGACCGCGTGAGCTACGTGCGCTGCAAGCGCTGCGACCGCCCGGCGTGCCCCGAGTGCCAGCGGCCCGCCTCCGTGGGCGTGCTCTGCGCGGACTGCGCACGAGAGGTCTCCCGGCAGCGCGCCTCCACCCGCCCTCGCAACGCGATGGGCGGCGCGATGGGGCGCAGCAGGCCGCTGGTCACCTACACCTTGATCGGCCTGTGCGTGCTGGCGTACCTGGGGCAGATGGCGGCCCCGCAGATCGTCACGCAGCTGGCGATCTTCGCGCCGTTCCGCGCGCTCGCCATGCCGTGGACCTTCTTCACCGCGGGGTTCCTGCACGGCGGCGTGCTCCACCTCGCCCTGAACATGTACGCGCTGTGGGCGGTGGGCCAGTACCTGGAGCGCACCCTCGGCCACGTCCGGTACCTCGCCGTCTACCTGGTCTCCGTGCTGGGCGGGCACACGGCCGTGTACCTGCTGGCCGACGCCACGAGCCAGGAATGGGTCACCGGCACCCTCGGCGCCAGCGGCGGCGTGTTCGGCCTGTTCGCGGCCATGTTCATCGTGAACCGACACCTGGGCGGACAGACGGCCCAGATCCTCGTGCTGATCGGCCTGAACCTGGTCATCACCTTCACCGTCCCCAACATCTCCTGGCAGGGCCACCTGGGCGGCCTCCTGCTCGGCGCGGCCATGACCGCCGGGATGTTCGCCCTGCGCCCGCGCGCCGCACCGGGCGCGGACAGGCAGGCCCTCGCCCGGCGCTCCGCGCTGGTGCATGCAGGCGTGATCACCGCCGGCGTGCTGCTGTGCCTGGCGCTGATCGCGCTCAAGGCGATGATGGTGCTCGCTCTCTGA